One Pseudomonadota bacterium DNA segment encodes these proteins:
- a CDS encoding PAS domain S-box protein — translation TDRKQAEEALKKEKVFSEKIVENAKAIIVGLDKDHIIRIFNRGAEQITGYTKEEVIGKDWFKIFFPKEMLDEMNKVWKDSWGVKSHSYINPILSKTGEEKIVSWQMTGIYDGDDVSKHLLLSIGEDITDRKQAEEQLQNEREKLFVTLRSIGDGVITTDTDGRVTFMNGIAEELTGWSQGEAAGRPLSEVFHIINEKTGVPGENPVTKVLKIGKIIGLANHTALIARDGTQRSIADSAAPIHSSAQGKILGVVLVFRDVTDKKKREEELLKIKKLESVGVLAGGIAHDFNNILTAILGNISLADMYIEKENKAHLRLKEAEKASLRAKDLTQQLLTFSKGGDPVRETTSITQVITDSADFVLHGSNVLCRYAIPEDLWLVDIDTGQMSQVIQNLVINARHAMPEGGEINISGENIADITKETGLSLPEEKYIKITIADTGGGIPEKYLDKIFDPYFSTKQQGSGLGLAVTHSIINKHDGHIFVRSKSGEGTTFIIYLPAAAEQISRDAGAEAQAPEKTARGTILVMDDEEMIQNLAKAMLSRFGHEVLQAKDGREAIVIFQEHQGSDNPVDVIIMDLTIPGGMGGKEAIKEILKIDPEAKAIVSSGYANDPVMANYRQYGFKASIGKPFKMAQLKETIDAVLG, via the coding sequence CTGGTTCAAAATATTTTTTCCAAAAGAGATGCTGGATGAAATGAATAAAGTATGGAAAGATTCCTGGGGAGTTAAATCACATTCCTACATAAATCCAATTCTTTCTAAAACGGGCGAAGAGAAAATAGTTTCCTGGCAAATGACGGGAATCTATGATGGTGATGATGTATCAAAACATCTATTACTTTCAATTGGCGAGGACATTACCGACCGCAAGCAGGCGGAGGAGCAACTGCAAAATGAGCGGGAAAAGCTCTTTGTTACCCTGCGCTCCATCGGCGACGGGGTCATCACCACCGATACCGACGGCCGGGTTACCTTCATGAATGGTATCGCGGAAGAACTGACCGGCTGGAGCCAGGGGGAGGCTGCCGGTCGGCCTTTGTCGGAAGTCTTCCATATCATCAACGAAAAAACCGGCGTTCCCGGCGAGAACCCGGTGACAAAGGTACTGAAGATAGGCAAAATCATCGGTCTGGCAAACCATACCGCCTTGATCGCCAGAGACGGCACCCAGCGAAGCATTGCCGACAGCGCCGCCCCGATTCATAGTTCGGCACAAGGAAAAATCCTCGGCGTGGTGCTGGTCTTCCGTGATGTGACCGACAAGAAAAAGAGGGAAGAGGAGTTGTTAAAAATCAAAAAGCTGGAATCGGTGGGCGTCCTTGCCGGCGGCATTGCCCACGATTTCAATAACATTCTTACCGCCATCCTTGGCAACATCAGCCTGGCCGACATGTATATTGAAAAAGAAAATAAAGCCCATTTACGATTAAAAGAAGCGGAAAAGGCCTCTTTGCGGGCCAAGGATTTGACCCAGCAGCTGCTGACCTTCTCCAAGGGCGGCGATCCGGTCAGAGAAACCACCTCCATCACCCAGGTTATCACCGATTCAGCGGATTTTGTCCTTCACGGCAGTAATGTCCTATGCCGTTACGCTATCCCGGAAGATTTATGGCTGGTGGATATTGATACCGGGCAGATGAGCCAGGTTATTCAGAATCTGGTGATTAACGCCCGGCACGCCATGCCGGAAGGGGGTGAAATCAATATTTCCGGGGAGAATATTGCGGACATTACAAAGGAAACAGGCTTAAGCCTGCCGGAAGAGAAATACATTAAAATAACCATTGCCGATACCGGCGGCGGCATCCCGGAAAAATATCTTGATAAAATCTTTGACCCCTATTTTTCCACCAAACAGCAGGGAAGCGGCCTCGGTCTGGCAGTGACCCACTCCATCATCAACAAGCATGACGGCCATATTTTCGTGCGCTCAAAATCAGGCGAAGGCACGACCTTTATCATCTATCTGCCCGCTGCCGCCGAACAGATATCCCGTGATGCAGGAGCAGAAGCGCAAGCGCCGGAAAAAACCGCGAGAGGCACGATACTGGTCATGGATGATGAAGAGATGATACAGAATTTGGCCAAAGCGATGCTTTCCCGTTTCGGCCATGAAGTCTTACAGGCCAAAGACGGCAGGGAAGCAATTGTAATATTCCAGGAACATCAAGGCAGTGATAACCCCGTTGATGTCATCATCATGGATTTAACCATTCCCGGTGGCATGGGCGGCAAAGAGGCCATCAAGGAAATCCTGAAAATTGACCCGGAGGCCAAGGCTATCGTCTCCAGCGGATATGCAAACGATCCGGTGATGGCGAATTACCGCCAATATGGGTTTAAAGCATCCATAGGCAAGCCTTTTAAGATGGCCCAATTGAAGGAAACAATTGACGCAGTTTTAGGGTAA